In the Bradyrhizobium guangzhouense genome, one interval contains:
- a CDS encoding multidrug effflux MFS transporter translates to MSDVNADEWVSSGHRPMGFPEFVVVIASIMALNPLAMDMMLPALPNIGAAFSIPNANHLQLVLSTFLIGFGAGQFIMGPLSDRFGRRPVLLGGMAVYAVASVLAVAAPSFETLLLARALQGLGTSATRVIATSIVRDCYAGRRMASVMSLAMMIFIAVPVIAPSFGQAVLLVTQWRGIFVVLMLYGIIALAWSVWRLPETLPEAERRSLAPADVLSAFRQTVTNRQTIGYATAAGAVMGALFAFVFSAQQVFTGIYHLGHYFPLAFAAIAAGTAVAGFLNSRLVGRLGMRVISHGALSLYAAVSGVMLLTEILGVLPLALFMALSALMMFSFGMMVANFTALAMEPQGHIAGTASSLYGSITTLIGIVVGTAIGQSFDGTLLPFSIGFFLSTLAALAIVLVVEKGRMFKPHHRPIV, encoded by the coding sequence TTGTCCGACGTCAATGCCGACGAATGGGTGTCCTCGGGACACCGTCCGATGGGTTTTCCCGAATTCGTTGTGGTGATCGCGTCCATCATGGCGCTGAATCCGCTCGCGATGGACATGATGCTGCCGGCGCTGCCCAATATCGGGGCGGCGTTCAGCATTCCCAACGCCAACCATCTCCAGCTCGTGCTGTCGACCTTCCTGATCGGCTTCGGCGCCGGCCAGTTCATCATGGGCCCGTTGTCGGACCGGTTCGGACGCCGGCCGGTGCTGCTCGGCGGCATGGCGGTCTATGCGGTGGCGAGCGTGCTGGCGGTCGCGGCGCCCTCCTTCGAGACTCTGCTGCTGGCCCGCGCGCTTCAGGGGCTCGGTACGTCGGCAACGCGCGTGATCGCGACCTCGATCGTGCGCGACTGCTATGCCGGCCGCCGCATGGCGAGCGTGATGTCGCTCGCCATGATGATCTTCATCGCCGTGCCCGTGATCGCGCCCTCGTTCGGGCAGGCGGTGCTGCTGGTGACGCAATGGCGCGGCATCTTCGTCGTGCTGATGCTCTACGGCATCATCGCGCTGGCCTGGAGCGTGTGGCGGCTTCCGGAGACGCTGCCCGAGGCGGAGCGCAGGTCGCTTGCGCCCGCCGACGTGCTCTCGGCGTTCCGCCAGACCGTCACCAATCGCCAGACCATCGGCTATGCGACCGCTGCCGGCGCCGTCATGGGCGCGCTGTTCGCTTTCGTGTTTTCCGCGCAGCAGGTCTTCACCGGGATCTATCATCTCGGCCATTACTTCCCGCTCGCCTTCGCCGCGATCGCGGCCGGCACCGCCGTCGCGGGATTTCTCAATTCCAGGCTGGTCGGGCGGCTCGGCATGCGCGTGATCTCCCACGGCGCGCTCTCGCTCTATGCTGCAGTGTCAGGCGTCATGCTGCTGACCGAGATCCTCGGCGTGCTGCCGCTCGCCCTGTTCATGGCGCTGTCGGCGCTGATGATGTTCTCGTTCGGCATGATGGTCGCCAATTTCACTGCGCTCGCGATGGAGCCGCAGGGCCATATCGCCGGCACGGCCTCCTCGCTCTACGGCTCGATCACGACGCTGATCGGCATCGTGGTCGGCACCGCGATCGGCCAGAGTTTCGACGGCACGCTGCTGCCGTTCTCGATCGGCTTCTTCCTGTCGACGCTTGCGGCGCTCGCGATCGTGCTTGTCGTGGAAAAGGGACGCATGTTCAAACCGCATCATCGCCCGATCGTGTGA
- a CDS encoding ABC transporter permease, with protein MTVDSLPQSSIPITSPLRPRLGFLTSTPIIAAATVLLALIVLISILAPLVAPHDPIQLAPSQRLKPASAQFLLGTDAYGRDLLSRVIYGGRISLLIGLGSAILSIAIGLVIGLVSGFFRLVDSVLMRVMDGLMAMPSILLAIAVVSLSGASIWTVMVAITIPEIPRVARLVRSVVLSAREEPYVEAAISVGSSLPKIMWRHLMPNTIAPLIVQGTYVCASAILTEAILSFLGAGISPETPTWGNIMAEGRQYFQLKPTLIFWPGLLLSIAILSINLIGDAARDALDPRMKQREGK; from the coding sequence ATGACGGTCGATAGCCTTCCCCAGTCCTCGATTCCGATCACGTCGCCGTTGCGGCCGCGTCTCGGGTTCCTGACCTCGACGCCGATCATCGCGGCGGCCACGGTCCTGCTCGCGCTGATCGTGCTGATCTCGATCCTGGCGCCGCTGGTCGCGCCGCATGATCCGATCCAGCTTGCGCCCTCGCAGCGCCTCAAGCCCGCCTCCGCGCAATTCCTGCTCGGCACCGATGCCTATGGCCGTGACCTGTTGTCGCGCGTCATCTATGGCGGCCGCATCTCGCTTCTGATCGGCCTCGGCTCGGCGATCCTGTCGATCGCGATCGGGCTCGTGATCGGTCTCGTCTCCGGCTTCTTCAGGCTGGTCGATTCCGTCCTGATGCGCGTCATGGACGGCCTGATGGCGATGCCGAGCATCTTGCTTGCGATCGCCGTGGTCTCGCTGTCCGGCGCCAGCATCTGGACGGTGATGGTCGCGATCACGATCCCGGAAATTCCGCGCGTGGCGCGCCTGGTGCGCTCGGTCGTGCTGTCGGCGCGCGAGGAGCCCTATGTCGAAGCCGCGATCTCGGTCGGCTCCAGCCTGCCGAAGATCATGTGGCGGCACCTGATGCCGAACACGATCGCGCCGCTGATCGTCCAGGGCACCTATGTCTGCGCCTCCGCGATCCTCACCGAGGCGATCCTCTCCTTCCTCGGCGCCGGCATCTCGCCGGAGACCCCGACCTGGGGCAACATCATGGCCGAGGGCCGCCAGTATTTTCAGCTCAAGCCGACGCTGATCTTCTGGCCGGGCCTGTTACTCTCGATCGCCATTCTCAGCATCAACCTGATCGGCGACGCCGCCCGCGACGCCCTCGATCCCCGCATGAAGCAGCGGGAGGGCAAGTGA
- a CDS encoding ABC transporter substrate-binding protein: MFQLMRRGRRTFASKVALSVVALSTAIASPVLAAGKTITAVMHSDLRILDPIFTSAYIARDHGYMVFDTLIATDSNFKIQPQMADWKISDDKLTYTFTLRDGLKWHDGTPVTAEDCVASLKRWAAVDSMGQQMMLFTASIEATDTKTITLKLKEPYALVLEAIGKPSSRVAFMMPKRLAETPVDKQIPEQIGSGPFKFVQDEFQPGVKSVYVKNTDYVPRKEPPSWTAGGKVVKVDRVEWITMPDAQTALNALQSGDIDFMEVPAIEMLPTIEADKDLKVDILNKFGFQTGARMNFLHPPFDNVKVRRAAFLAVNQKDVLDALIGNPKYYKTCAAAFICDTPFATEIGGEVLAKGGDMAAARKALAESGYDGTPVVLMAPGDVVTLKAQPIVMAQQLREAGFKVDLQATDWQTVVSRRASQKPPKEGGWDMFVTNFVSADASNPISNIAVGGQGKKGGWFGWPEDAKVEQLKDAFVRAGSLDEQKKIAAEIQKEAYDQVLYIPLGQYQSPSAWRKSLSGVIEGPATPVFWNIDKSE, encoded by the coding sequence ATGTTCCAACTCATGCGGCGGGGGCGTCGCACGTTCGCCTCCAAAGTTGCGCTGTCGGTCGTCGCGCTTTCGACGGCGATCGCCTCGCCCGTGCTTGCGGCGGGCAAGACCATCACCGCCGTGATGCATTCGGATCTGCGCATCCTCGATCCGATTTTCACCAGCGCCTATATCGCGCGTGACCATGGCTACATGGTCTTCGACACGCTGATCGCGACGGATTCGAATTTCAAGATCCAGCCGCAGATGGCGGACTGGAAGATCTCGGACGACAAGCTCACCTACACCTTCACGCTGCGCGACGGCCTGAAATGGCATGATGGTACGCCGGTCACCGCCGAGGATTGCGTTGCCTCGCTGAAGCGCTGGGCTGCGGTCGACAGCATGGGGCAGCAGATGATGCTGTTTACCGCGAGCATCGAGGCGACCGACACGAAGACCATCACGCTGAAGCTGAAGGAGCCCTACGCGCTGGTGCTTGAGGCGATCGGCAAGCCGTCCTCGCGGGTCGCTTTCATGATGCCGAAGCGTCTCGCCGAGACGCCGGTGGACAAGCAGATCCCCGAGCAGATCGGCTCCGGTCCGTTCAAGTTCGTGCAGGATGAATTCCAGCCGGGCGTGAAGTCGGTCTATGTCAAGAACACCGACTACGTTCCGCGCAAGGAGCCGCCGAGCTGGACCGCCGGCGGCAAGGTGGTGAAGGTCGACCGCGTCGAATGGATCACCATGCCGGACGCGCAGACGGCATTGAACGCGCTGCAGTCGGGCGACATCGATTTCATGGAAGTGCCTGCCATCGAAATGTTGCCGACCATTGAGGCCGACAAGGACCTCAAGGTTGATATCCTGAACAAGTTCGGATTCCAGACCGGCGCGCGGATGAATTTCCTTCATCCGCCATTCGACAACGTCAAGGTTCGTCGCGCAGCATTCTTGGCGGTCAACCAGAAGGACGTGCTCGATGCGCTGATCGGCAATCCCAAATACTACAAGACGTGCGCTGCGGCCTTCATCTGCGACACGCCGTTCGCGACGGAGATTGGCGGTGAGGTCCTCGCGAAGGGCGGCGATATGGCTGCGGCCAGAAAGGCGCTCGCCGAGTCCGGCTACGACGGGACGCCGGTTGTGCTCATGGCGCCGGGCGACGTCGTGACGCTGAAGGCTCAACCGATCGTAATGGCCCAGCAACTGCGCGAAGCCGGCTTCAAGGTTGATTTGCAGGCCACCGATTGGCAGACGGTGGTAAGCCGGCGCGCCAGCCAGAAGCCTCCGAAGGAGGGGGGCTGGGACATGTTCGTCACAAACTTTGTCAGCGCCGACGCCTCGAACCCGATTTCCAACATCGCCGTCGGTGGGCAGGGCAAGAAGGGCGGCTGGTTCGGCTGGCCCGAGGACGCCAAGGTCGAGCAGCTCAAGGACGCGTTCGTTCGGGCTGGATCGCTTGATGAGCAGAAGAAGATCGCGGCCGAGATCCAGAAGGAAGCTTACGATCAGGTGCTATACATACCGCTCGGCCAGTATCAATCGCCGAGCGCGTGGCGGAAGTCGCTCTCCGGCGTGATCGAGGGCCCCGCGACCCCGGTGTTCTGGAACATCGACAAGTCGGAGTGA
- a CDS encoding ABC transporter permease yields MLGYLLRRIFAAVPVMGVVALFVFLLLRLTPGDPAAILAGDNATPERLERIRTSLGLNEPLIVQFITWLNKLLHGDLGTSLISNLPVMKMIGQRVEPSISIALSTIILAVIVAVPLGVIAAWKHGTWIDRCVMGLSVLGFSVPVFVVGYVLIQVFAIDLRWVPVQGFKSISAGFGPFFERIILPTCALSFIYIALIARMTRAAMLDVLGEDYVRTARAKGINEVAVMLRHALRNAAVPVITVIGTGFALLISGVVVTESVFNIPGIGRLTVDAVLARDYPVIQAMILLTSLIYVVVNLLIDVAYTLLDPRIRY; encoded by the coding sequence TTGCTCGGATATCTCCTTCGCCGAATTTTCGCCGCCGTGCCCGTGATGGGCGTCGTCGCGCTTTTCGTGTTCCTGCTGCTGCGGCTGACCCCGGGTGACCCCGCCGCCATCCTCGCCGGCGACAATGCGACGCCGGAACGGCTGGAGCGTATCCGCACTTCGCTCGGCCTCAACGAGCCCTTGATCGTTCAGTTCATCACCTGGCTGAACAAGCTGCTGCACGGTGATCTCGGAACGTCGCTGATCTCCAACCTGCCGGTCATGAAGATGATCGGACAGCGCGTCGAGCCGTCGATCTCGATTGCGCTCTCGACCATCATCCTCGCCGTCATCGTCGCGGTGCCGCTCGGCGTCATCGCGGCCTGGAAGCACGGCACCTGGATCGACCGCTGCGTGATGGGGCTGTCCGTGCTGGGCTTCTCGGTGCCGGTGTTCGTGGTCGGCTATGTCCTGATCCAGGTGTTTGCGATCGACCTGCGCTGGGTGCCGGTGCAGGGCTTCAAGAGCATCAGCGCGGGCTTCGGGCCGTTCTTCGAGCGCATCATCCTGCCGACCTGCGCACTCTCCTTCATCTACATCGCGCTGATCGCGCGCATGACGCGCGCGGCGATGCTCGACGTACTCGGCGAAGATTACGTGCGGACGGCGCGCGCCAAGGGCATCAACGAGGTCGCGGTGATGCTGCGGCACGCACTGCGCAACGCCGCGGTGCCGGTGATCACCGTGATCGGCACCGGATTTGCGCTGCTGATCTCGGGCGTCGTCGTCACCGAGAGCGTGTTCAACATTCCCGGCATCGGCCGCCTCACCGTCGATGCGGTGCTGGCGCGCGACTATCCGGTGATCCAGGCGATGATCCTCTTGACCTCGCTGATCTACGTCGTCGTCAATCTGCTGATCGACGTCGCCTACACGCTGCTCGATCCCCGCATCCGGTACTAA
- a CDS encoding ABC transporter substrate-binding protein — MLNLMRRGRRAIASKLALSVVALATAMASPVFAAGKTITAVMHSDLRIIDPIFTTAYITRDHGYMVYDTLIATDSNFKIQPQMADWKISDDKLTYTFTLRDGLKWHDGAPVTAEDCVASLKRWAAVDGMGQQLMQFTASIEATDPKTITLKLKEPYGLVLESIGKPSSRVAFMMPKRLAETPPDKQIPEQIGSGPFKFVQGEFQPGVKAVYERNPDYVPRKEPASWTAGGKVVKVDRVEWITMPDSQTAVNALQSGDIDFMEVPPWDLLPVLEGNPDLKVETLNKFGYQTLGRMNFLYPPFDNPKIRRAALLAMNQKDVLDALVGNPKYYKICGAFFICDTPFATDVGAESLIKGNGMAEAKKLLAESGYDGTPVVVMVPGDVVTLKAQPTVAVQLLREAGFKVDAQATDWQTVVSRRASQKPPKEGGWNMFFTNWVSADVSNPISNLSIGGQGKKGGWFGWAEDAKIEKLKDDFVRAASLDDQKKIATEIQKEAYDQVIYIPLGQYLAPSAWRKSLSGVLDGPATPIFWNIDKSE; from the coding sequence ATGTTGAACTTGATGCGCCGGGGGCGTCGCGCGATCGCCTCCAAACTTGCGCTGTCGGTCGTCGCGCTTGCAACGGCGATGGCCTCGCCGGTGTTTGCAGCGGGCAAGACCATCACCGCGGTGATGCATTCGGATCTGCGCATCATCGATCCGATCTTCACCACCGCCTACATCACGCGCGATCACGGCTACATGGTCTATGACACCCTGATCGCGACGGACTCGAATTTCAAGATCCAGCCGCAGATGGCGGACTGGAAGATCTCCGACGACAAGCTCACCTACACCTTCACGCTGCGCGACGGCCTGAAATGGCATGACGGCGCGCCGGTGACCGCGGAAGACTGCGTTGCCTCGCTGAAGCGCTGGGCCGCGGTCGACGGCATGGGCCAGCAGTTGATGCAGTTCACCGCGAGCATCGAGGCGACCGATCCCAAGACGATCACGCTGAAACTCAAGGAACCCTACGGGCTGGTGCTCGAGTCGATCGGCAAGCCGTCCTCGCGCGTCGCCTTCATGATGCCGAAGCGTCTGGCCGAGACGCCGCCGGACAAGCAGATTCCGGAGCAGATCGGTTCGGGTCCGTTCAAGTTCGTGCAGGGCGAATTCCAGCCCGGCGTGAAGGCGGTGTACGAGAGGAATCCCGATTACGTGCCGCGCAAGGAGCCGGCGAGCTGGACCGCAGGCGGCAAGGTGGTGAAGGTCGACCGCGTCGAGTGGATCACCATGCCGGACTCGCAGACCGCGGTGAACGCGCTGCAATCGGGCGACATCGACTTCATGGAAGTGCCGCCGTGGGATCTGTTGCCGGTGCTCGAAGGCAATCCCGACCTCAAGGTCGAGACGTTGAACAAGTTCGGCTACCAGACGCTCGGTCGCATGAACTTCCTGTATCCGCCGTTCGACAATCCGAAGATCCGCCGTGCGGCGCTTCTGGCAATGAACCAGAAGGACGTGCTCGACGCGCTCGTCGGCAATCCGAAATACTACAAGATCTGCGGCGCCTTCTTCATCTGCGACACGCCCTTCGCAACCGATGTCGGCGCGGAATCGCTGATCAAGGGCAACGGCATGGCGGAAGCCAAGAAGCTGCTCGCCGAGTCCGGCTATGACGGTACGCCCGTCGTGGTCATGGTGCCCGGTGACGTCGTGACGCTGAAGGCGCAGCCGACGGTGGCCGTGCAGCTGCTCCGCGAAGCCGGCTTCAAGGTCGATGCGCAGGCGACCGACTGGCAGACTGTGGTGAGCCGCAGAGCCAGCCAGAAGCCCCCGAAGGAGGGCGGCTGGAACATGTTCTTCACCAACTGGGTCAGCGCCGACGTGTCCAACCCGATCTCCAATCTCTCGATCGGCGGCCAGGGCAAGAAGGGCGGCTGGTTTGGCTGGGCGGAGGACGCCAAGATCGAGAAGCTCAAGGACGACTTCGTCCGCGCCGCCTCGCTCGACGATCAGAAGAAGATCGCGACCGAGATCCAGAAGGAAGCCTATGACCAGGTGATCTACATCCCGCTTGGTCAGTATCTGGCGCCGAGCGCCTGGCGGAAGTCGCTGTCCGGCGTGCTCGACGGCCCGGCGACGCCGATCTTCTGGAACATCGACAAGTCGGAGTAA
- a CDS encoding twin-arginine translocation pathway signal codes for MTASFSSSLRACCAAAALVVAGFALSGCASVSETIAPAFADPARYDLYDCKQLETERKAMAHRTEDLQRLMDKAETGTGGAVVAELAYRNDYITARGQAQMVEDVWRRNKCRETPPDATPASASPQRPDIKPAPKR; via the coding sequence ATGACTGCTTCGTTTTCCTCTTCGCTGCGCGCCTGCTGCGCGGCTGCGGCGCTGGTCGTGGCCGGCTTCGCGCTGTCAGGCTGCGCCAGCGTCAGTGAAACGATCGCTCCAGCCTTCGCCGATCCCGCACGATATGATCTGTACGACTGCAAGCAGCTCGAGACGGAGCGGAAGGCGATGGCCCACCGAACCGAGGACTTGCAGCGACTGATGGACAAGGCCGAGACCGGCACCGGCGGCGCTGTCGTCGCCGAACTTGCCTATCGCAACGATTACATCACCGCCCGCGGTCAGGCGCAGATGGTCGAGGACGTCTGGCGCCGCAACAAGTGCCGAGAAACCCCGCCCGATGCGACGCCGGCGAGCGCATCGCCGCAGCGGCCGGACATCAAGCCCGCCCCGAAACGCTAG
- a CDS encoding Fic/DOC family protein, protein MYDAVEDPYCYPGTTVLKNKLGLEARKDLDAFEAEIVAQRAEEALPIGKLTYAHYRAIHRHLFQDVYDWAGNIRTVRISKGGSMFCYPESIDREMSTLFGSLARQKQFKGLTVEVFAMRAAHFLAELNAIHPFREGNGRTQLTFLTLLAETAGHPLAIERLDPDEVMKAMIESFGGEEKRLADVILDLTH, encoded by the coding sequence ATGTATGATGCCGTTGAGGACCCGTATTGCTATCCGGGCACAACGGTTCTCAAGAACAAGCTTGGCCTTGAAGCCCGGAAGGACCTCGATGCGTTCGAAGCCGAAATTGTGGCTCAACGGGCCGAGGAAGCTCTCCCGATCGGCAAGCTTACATACGCGCACTACCGAGCCATTCACCGGCACCTGTTTCAGGACGTCTATGATTGGGCAGGAAACATCCGCACGGTTCGAATCTCAAAAGGGGGAAGCATGTTCTGCTACCCCGAGAGCATTGACCGGGAGATGTCGACGCTCTTCGGTTCGCTCGCTCGACAGAAGCAGTTCAAGGGGCTGACAGTTGAGGTGTTCGCGATGCGAGCGGCCCACTTTCTTGCCGAGCTCAATGCGATCCATCCGTTTCGCGAGGGGAACGGCCGGACCCAGCTAACGTTCCTGACGCTGCTGGCTGAGACCGCCGGACACCCCCTGGCGATAGAGAGGCTCGATCCGGACGAAGTGATGAAGGCGATGATCGAAAGTTTCGGCGGAGAGGAGAAGCGTCTGGCCGACGTGATTCTTGATCTCACTCACTGA
- a CDS encoding M20/M25/M40 family metallo-hydrolase has protein sequence MNPANLPFDSEAMLEGLRTWVECESPTWDASAVNRMLDIAARDMAIMGATIERIAGRQGFGGAIRARFPHPRQGEPGILIAGHMDTVHPVGTIEKLKWRRDGNRCYGPGIFDMKGGNYLSLEAIRQLARASFTTPLPITVLFTPDEEVGTPSTRDLIEAEAARNKYVLVPEPGRADNGVTTGRYAIARFNLEATGRPSHAGATLSSGRSAIREMARQILAIDAMTTEDCTFSVGIVHGGQWVNCVATTATGEALSMAKRQADLDRGVERMLALSGTTNDVAFKVTRGVTRPVWEPDAGTMALYEKARGIAKSLGAELPHASSGGGSDGNFTGAMGIPTLDGLGVRGANAHTLEEHIDVESLVERGRLMAGLLATLE, from the coding sequence ATGAATCCAGCCAATCTCCCCTTTGATTCCGAGGCCATGCTCGAAGGTCTGCGCACCTGGGTCGAATGCGAGAGCCCGACCTGGGACGCGAGCGCGGTCAACCGCATGCTCGATATCGCAGCGCGGGATATGGCGATCATGGGTGCGACCATCGAGCGCATCGCCGGCCGCCAGGGCTTCGGCGGCGCCATCCGCGCGCGTTTTCCCCATCCCAGGCAAGGCGAGCCGGGCATCCTGATCGCCGGACACATGGATACTGTCCATCCCGTCGGCACCATCGAGAAGTTGAAATGGCGGCGCGACGGCAACCGTTGCTACGGCCCCGGCATCTTCGACATGAAGGGCGGCAACTACCTCTCGCTGGAAGCAATCCGGCAACTGGCGCGCGCGTCCTTCACCACGCCGCTGCCGATCACCGTGCTGTTCACGCCGGACGAGGAAGTCGGCACGCCCTCGACGCGCGACCTCATCGAGGCGGAGGCCGCGCGCAACAAATACGTGCTGGTGCCCGAGCCCGGCCGCGCCGACAACGGCGTCACCACCGGACGTTATGCCATTGCCCGCTTCAACCTCGAGGCGACCGGGCGGCCTAGCCACGCCGGCGCGACATTGTCGTCCGGACGTTCCGCCATTCGCGAGATGGCGCGGCAGATTCTCGCGATCGACGCAATGACGACGGAGGATTGCACCTTCTCGGTCGGCATCGTGCATGGCGGACAATGGGTCAATTGCGTTGCAACAACCGCCACCGGCGAAGCGCTGTCGATGGCCAAGCGACAGGCCGATCTCGACCGCGGCGTCGAACGCATGCTGGCGCTGTCGGGCACCACCAACGACGTCGCCTTCAAGGTGACGCGCGGCGTGACGCGGCCGGTGTGGGAGCCGGATGCCGGCACCATGGCGCTGTATGAAAAGGCGCGCGGCATCGCCAAATCTCTCGGCGCGGAATTACCCCATGCGAGCTCCGGCGGCGGATCCGACGGCAACTTTACCGGCGCGATGGGCATTCCGACGCTCGACGGCCTCGGCGTGCGCGGCGCCAATGCCCATACGCTGGAGGAGCATATCGATGTCGAGAGCCTCGTCGAGCGCGGTCGGTTGATGGCGGGACTGCTGGCAACGCTGGAGTGA
- a CDS encoding glycosyltransferase family 39 protein, translated as MAARSDRAPARWRRPLLRWLDGVEAGWAVPLLIACFVASWTLYLAIAYAGSGLHPDTLEAWTLGRNFAFGYHKHPPLMGWVAASWTFIFPVSDLSLQLMAMANAGLALFFVDRVARQFVTGHKRILVLLLLMLTPAYQFHAQRFNANSVLLATWPLATWCFLRAFETRSVFWAVAAGCTAALAMVGKYYSVFLVASFALAALAHPSRRAYLTSASPWISVVSGFAVLSPHIYWLAATGASTFSYALAHAGGNAISSLHDVKNFLLGLVAAMGVAGGIWVLISGTRLKQFPADFAAMSPGLRLLFYVAIGTIVLPVLTSLAMGTDLPSLWALQGLFLFVVLIVCGARYPIERFYTVNVTIIVAGVALVAILVVAPIHAVYRNINGYEEGRNFYAQAASELTRQWHELTGESLRAVSGDDSLAFATAFYSPDHPHYARPFEYQYNWGLPRKTTLDRGWAALCFKGQDSCARWMEWVSARAGTFVRREFTVQASLWGRPGLSREVVVLMVPPQAKGGEPPKSAAQDFSASKRGLD; from the coding sequence ATGGCCGCACGGTCGGATCGCGCGCCGGCGCGCTGGCGACGCCCGCTGCTGCGCTGGCTCGATGGTGTGGAGGCAGGCTGGGCCGTGCCGCTGCTCATCGCCTGCTTCGTCGCAAGCTGGACGCTGTATCTTGCCATCGCCTATGCCGGTAGCGGTCTGCACCCTGACACGCTCGAGGCCTGGACGCTGGGGCGGAATTTCGCCTTCGGTTATCACAAGCATCCGCCGTTGATGGGCTGGGTCGCAGCAAGCTGGACCTTCATATTCCCGGTCAGCGACTTGTCGCTGCAACTGATGGCGATGGCGAACGCGGGGCTCGCGCTGTTCTTCGTCGATCGTGTCGCGCGGCAATTCGTCACCGGGCACAAGCGCATCCTGGTGCTGCTGCTGTTGATGCTGACGCCGGCCTATCAATTCCACGCCCAGCGCTTCAACGCCAACTCCGTGCTGCTGGCGACCTGGCCGCTGGCCACATGGTGTTTTCTGCGTGCGTTCGAAACGCGGTCCGTGTTCTGGGCGGTCGCGGCCGGATGCACCGCGGCGCTGGCCATGGTCGGCAAGTATTATTCGGTTTTCCTGGTCGCGAGCTTTGCGCTTGCTGCGCTGGCGCACCCCTCGCGTCGCGCCTATCTCACCTCGGCTTCGCCCTGGATATCGGTCGTGAGCGGGTTCGCGGTGCTGTCGCCGCACATCTACTGGCTGGCGGCCACGGGGGCGTCGACCTTCAGCTACGCGCTGGCCCATGCCGGCGGCAATGCCATCAGTTCGCTCCATGACGTGAAGAATTTCCTGCTTGGGCTCGTCGCGGCCATGGGCGTTGCCGGGGGGATCTGGGTGCTGATCTCAGGCACGCGCCTGAAACAGTTTCCGGCCGACTTCGCCGCGATGAGCCCGGGCCTTCGCCTTCTCTTCTACGTCGCCATCGGCACGATCGTCCTGCCGGTTCTGACCTCGCTCGCGATGGGCACCGACCTGCCGTCGCTCTGGGCCTTGCAGGGGCTGTTTCTGTTCGTCGTGCTCATCGTCTGCGGCGCCCGCTACCCGATCGAGCGCTTCTACACCGTCAATGTCACGATCATTGTTGCAGGTGTTGCGCTGGTCGCCATCCTGGTCGTGGCCCCCATCCATGCCGTATATCGCAATATCAACGGCTACGAAGAGGGGCGGAATTTCTACGCGCAGGCCGCAAGCGAGCTCACCCGGCAATGGCACGAGTTGACCGGCGAGTCGCTCAGGGCCGTCAGCGGCGACGATTCGCTCGCTTTCGCCACCGCCTTCTACAGCCCCGACCATCCGCACTACGCAAGGCCGTTCGAGTACCAGTACAATTGGGGGCTGCCGCGCAAGACCACGCTCGATCGCGGCTGGGCCGCACTCTGCTTCAAGGGCCAGGACTCTTGCGCTCGCTGGATGGAATGGGTGTCCGCGCGCGCCGGGACATTCGTCCGGCGGGAATTCACCGTGCAGGCTTCGCTGTGGGGCCGACCCGGCCTGTCCAGGGAGGTGGTCGTGCTGATGGTGCCGCCGCAGGCGAAGGGTGGGGAACCGCCGAAGAGCGCCGCACAGGACTTCAGCGCCAGCAAGCGCGGTTTGGACTAG